A DNA window from Barnesiella intestinihominis YIT 11860 contains the following coding sequences:
- a CDS encoding fimbrillin family protein, with protein sequence MKVKILILALSIVTLAGCGNDESPLGDTTGNSGPTALHVNGNICVTSRANDTRWEPNDRIGIYMLARETVEQNNKLYTTTDGSGKFTATEAEAIYLPTDGSRRNFVAYYPYTENLGDNGRTYTIDITDQSSQSAIDLLGSDNPETDKNTPSVRFTFYHKLAKIELNITSGTGFDDSSVLEGLTVELTGQQTSATYDVIDGNEIAIVTETPRTVDLLVTNKGTKAEAIILPSDNFDEMSLKFKLKGGRHFIWLVQSAFATRFEAGKKYKFNVTLNKTEIDVTSEIVDWISGNGTGDSGEAE encoded by the coding sequence ATGAAAGTAAAAATTTTGATTTTAGCACTCTCCATCGTCACTTTGGCCGGTTGTGGTAACGATGAATCTCCTCTCGGCGATACAACAGGGAATAGCGGCCCGACAGCCCTGCATGTGAACGGTAATATATGCGTGACATCGCGTGCAAACGACACCCGATGGGAACCGAACGACCGTATCGGAATATATATGCTCGCCAGAGAAACAGTGGAACAAAACAATAAACTTTATACCACGACCGATGGAAGCGGCAAATTCACGGCCACCGAAGCCGAGGCCATCTACCTGCCGACAGACGGTTCGAGACGCAATTTTGTCGCCTATTATCCCTACACGGAAAATCTTGGTGACAACGGTCGCACTTATACGATCGATATAACCGACCAATCCTCTCAAAGCGCAATCGACCTTTTGGGAAGCGACAACCCGGAGACCGATAAAAATACACCGTCCGTGCGTTTCACGTTCTACCACAAACTGGCGAAAATAGAACTGAACATAACCAGCGGAACAGGATTCGACGATTCCTCGGTTTTGGAAGGTCTCACCGTAGAATTGACCGGACAACAAACCTCTGCGACATACGACGTCATAGATGGTAATGAGATAGCGATCGTAACAGAAACGCCCCGAACAGTCGATTTACTCGTGACAAACAAAGGGACGAAAGCCGAAGCCATCATTCTACCGAGTGACAATTTCGATGAAATGTCTCTGAAATTCAAACTAAAAGGCGGTAGACATTTTATATGGCTCGTACAATCCGCCTTCGCGACCCGTTTCGAAGCCGGCAAAAAATATAAATTCAACGTCACGCTCAACAAGACAGAAATCGACGTAACGTCCGAAATTGTAGACTGGATATCGGGCAACGGTACAGGCGATAGCGGAGAAGCAGAATAA
- a CDS encoding FimB/Mfa2 family fimbrial subunit: MQTIRYIMSGVAGLLLLNSCVKDELYKTPHPDKGRITITADWSHRSTDCPLPEEYVLQHSCCEGKALKAPVDREFCHPSLFEPKSHTLIAWNEAEGITIDHTTAHINTVERGLLESLPGYLLTEAQNINAIKDDTLEVEIYMKQKTRDLLFELTVKEGDPDRISNITGTLSGIAGSFDLSSQRICGEAMNTSFPFARTNNKITAHTRLLGTTGLKQSLRIDLTFTDGSSQTIENDLTDLLKNFNDDMPTPMYITGDLLTPIEADMTATIVGWENGNEENGENIEIY, from the coding sequence ATGCAAACGATACGATATATAATGAGCGGAGTAGCAGGTTTGCTACTGTTAAACTCTTGTGTAAAAGACGAACTCTACAAAACACCTCACCCCGATAAAGGAAGAATAACCATAACGGCCGATTGGTCTCATCGTTCGACAGACTGCCCTTTACCGGAAGAATATGTATTACAGCACTCCTGCTGCGAAGGGAAGGCACTCAAAGCACCTGTGGACCGCGAGTTCTGCCACCCTTCTCTGTTTGAGCCCAAATCCCATACACTCATCGCATGGAACGAAGCCGAGGGAATAACGATCGACCATACTACGGCTCATATAAATACGGTAGAAAGAGGTTTATTGGAGTCATTGCCGGGATATCTGCTGACAGAAGCACAAAACATCAATGCGATAAAAGACGATACACTCGAAGTAGAAATCTACATGAAACAAAAAACGCGCGATTTGTTATTCGAACTGACCGTTAAAGAAGGAGACCCGGATCGCATCTCAAACATCACGGGAACCCTTTCGGGAATAGCAGGTTCGTTCGACCTTTCATCACAACGAATCTGCGGCGAAGCCATGAACACAAGTTTTCCTTTTGCTCGAACTAACAATAAAATAACAGCGCATACCCGACTGTTGGGTACAACCGGTTTGAAACAATCCTTACGAATCGATCTGACTTTCACAGATGGAAGCTCGCAAACCATCGAAAACGATCTCACCGATCTGTTGAAAAACTTCAACGACGATATGCCGACTCCCATGTACATAACCGGAGACTTGCTGACTCCGATCGAAGCCGATATGACGGCAACGATCGTCGGCTGGGAAAACGGTAACGAAGAAAACGGTGAAAACATCGAAATTTATTAA